A DNA window from Trichomycterus rosablanca isolate fTriRos1 chromosome 11, fTriRos1.hap1, whole genome shotgun sequence contains the following coding sequences:
- the lyve1b gene encoding lymphatic vessel endothelial hyaluronic receptor 1b, whose translation MSKQYSFNATQAVEVCSNLSVRIATRDQVESAYNNGLQTCRYGWIEEQVAVIPRIEKNDKCGQSKTGVLVWRAPPAKLFDVFCYNSTAQSEASTTTTPSTTAPNETPHAKTTSLLLIMSTLFNKNILTSSPSAQSSSFSTSTKSKLFPSTISSVNTRSPRSSPPSTAQFSIQYQLFTSSLIPLKPSIVSTSSVSHSSSMTSITSTSFSSTSLSLHLFTHSSFLTVSTNQTDHTQSPQSLDTRRFYFGEVALACIIIAAMLFLMAGLGAVWYFKIKRSHHLPSWVRIRTKDMFETEMYTEQEHYSKQNKNKSCADDITLMMEEYSEPC comes from the exons ATGTCGAAGCAGTACAGCTTTAATGCCACCCAAGCTGTAGAAGTTTGCTCAAACCTAAGTGTTAGAATAGCTACACGTGATCAAGTGGAATCTGCATACAATAACGGCTTACAGACATGCAG ATATGGTTGGATTGAGGAGCAAGTTGCTGTTATTCCACGAATTGAGAAAAATGATAAGTGTGGACAAAGTAAAACTGGGGTCCTTGTTTGGAGAGCCCCTCCTGCCAAGTTATTTGATGTGTTTTGCTACAATTCAACag CTCAAAGTGAAGCATCGACAACCACCACTCCGAGTACAACAGCACCTAATGAGACGCCTCATGCTAAAACAACCTCCCTATTGCTCATTATGTCAACTCTGTTCAACAAAAATATCCTCACTTCCTCCCCATCTGCACAATCGTCCAGTTTCAGCACCTCTACCAAATCTAAATTGTTTCCTTCCACTATCAGCTCTGTAAACACCAGAAGCCCTCGATCCTCCCCACCCTCTACTGCCCAGTTCAGCATCCAGTACCAGCTCTTCACTTCCTCGCTGATACCTTTGAAGCCATCTATAGTTTCCACGTCTTCTGTATCGCATTCGTCTTCTATGACTTCTATAACATCTACGTCTTTCTCTTCTACTTCTCTGTCCTTACATCTATTTACACACTCCAGCTTTCTGACTGTTTCAACCAACCAGACAGATCACACACAATCCCCACAATCCTTAGATACAAGAAGATTTTACTTTGGAG AGGTTGCACTAGCATGTATCATCATCGCTGCCATGCTCTTCTTAATGGCAGGGCTGGGAGCAGTCTGGTATTTCAAGAT TAAACGATCACACCATCTTCCGTCATGGGTTCGAATCCGAACCAAGGACATGTTCGAGACTGAGATGTACACAGAGCAAGAACACTACAGCAAGCAGAATAAAAACAAGAGCTGTGCAGATGACATAACTCTCATGATGGAAGAATACTCAGAACCATGCTAA
- the rnf141 gene encoding RING finger protein 141 isoform X1: MGQQISGQAVINKLPEKVLKHAGLVRESGFLTYEEFLGRVAELNEVTAKLAAGQQKHLLFEVQPGSDATAFWKVAVRIVCTKINKEDGMLEASRIMNLYQFIQLYKDITSQAAEVLAAEGTAECSSGQLSSADSCQASIWMGRVKQLTDEEECCICMDGKADLILPCAHSFCQKCIDKWSGQSRNCPICRIQVTAANESWVISDAPTEDDMASYILNLADEAGHPHRP; the protein is encoded by the exons ATGGGCCAGCAGATCTCTGGCCAGGCTGTGATCAACAAGCTGCCTGAGAAGGTACTCAAGCATGCTGGATTAGTCCGGGAGAGTGGCTTCCTTACCTATGAGGAGTTCCTGGGCCGTGTAGCAGAGCTTAATGAGGT TACTGCTAAGCTGGCAGCAGGGCAGCAGAAGCACCTCCTTTTTGAGGTTCAGCCTGGATCTGATGCAACTGCGTTTTGGAAAGTTGCTGTGAGGATAGTGTGCACCAAG ATTAATAAAGAGGATGGCATGCTGGAGGCCTCACGCATCATGAACCTTTACCAGTTTATCCAGCTTTACAAAGACATTACCAGCCAGGCAGCTGAAGTGCTGGCAGCAGAGGGCACTGCTGAGTGCTCATCCGGACAACTTTCTTCTGCAGATTCCTGCCAAGCCAGCATCTGGATGGGCAG GGTGAAGCAGCTGACTGATGAAGAAGAGTGCTGTATCTGTATGGACGGGAAAGCTGACCTTATTCTACCGTGTGCTCACAGCTTCTGCCAGAAATGTATTGATAAATG GAGCGGTCAGAGCCGAAACTGTCCAATCTGCCGTATTCAGGTGACTGCAGCCAATGAGTCATGGGTAATATCAGATGCACCTACAGAGGATGACATGGCCAGCTACATTCTTAACCTGGCTGATGAAGCTGGCCACCCTCACAGACCTTAA
- the rnf141 gene encoding RING finger protein 141 isoform X2, whose amino-acid sequence MSTAKLAAGQQKHLLFEVQPGSDATAFWKVAVRIVCTKINKEDGMLEASRIMNLYQFIQLYKDITSQAAEVLAAEGTAECSSGQLSSADSCQASIWMGRVKQLTDEEECCICMDGKADLILPCAHSFCQKCIDKWSGQSRNCPICRIQVTAANESWVISDAPTEDDMASYILNLADEAGHPHRP is encoded by the exons ATGAG TACTGCTAAGCTGGCAGCAGGGCAGCAGAAGCACCTCCTTTTTGAGGTTCAGCCTGGATCTGATGCAACTGCGTTTTGGAAAGTTGCTGTGAGGATAGTGTGCACCAAG ATTAATAAAGAGGATGGCATGCTGGAGGCCTCACGCATCATGAACCTTTACCAGTTTATCCAGCTTTACAAAGACATTACCAGCCAGGCAGCTGAAGTGCTGGCAGCAGAGGGCACTGCTGAGTGCTCATCCGGACAACTTTCTTCTGCAGATTCCTGCCAAGCCAGCATCTGGATGGGCAG GGTGAAGCAGCTGACTGATGAAGAAGAGTGCTGTATCTGTATGGACGGGAAAGCTGACCTTATTCTACCGTGTGCTCACAGCTTCTGCCAGAAATGTATTGATAAATG GAGCGGTCAGAGCCGAAACTGTCCAATCTGCCGTATTCAGGTGACTGCAGCCAATGAGTCATGGGTAATATCAGATGCACCTACAGAGGATGACATGGCCAGCTACATTCTTAACCTGGCTGATGAAGCTGGCCACCCTCACAGACCTTAA